The following proteins are encoded in a genomic region of Gossypium hirsutum isolate 1008001.06 chromosome D05, Gossypium_hirsutum_v2.1, whole genome shotgun sequence:
- the LOC121217710 gene encoding uncharacterized protein, with translation MAPPGEAITTTYTSRNNFPKPPKLSNDSLHRTVSDITFQLSKEVLDNYKETAAVAVDEKQLPPISEVEDAKCECCGMSEECTPEYIERVRNKFLGKWICGLCAEAVKEEMEKNGGKIEEALSAHMNTCARFNKFGRAYPALLTAEAMREILRKSSRSEGKSLRAKSFNPRDRSPGAQKNGGIARSSSCIPAITREINDLTLSN, from the coding sequence ATGGCACCACCTGGAGAGGCTATTACTACCACTTACACAAGCAGAAACAACTTCCCGAAGCCACCAAAACTCTCAAACGACAGCCTCCACCGTACCGTATCCGATATCACCTTCCAGCTGAGCAAGGAAGTGTTGGATAATTATAAAGAAACAGCTGCGGTGGCAGTGGATGAGAAACAGCTGCCGCCAATATCGGAAGTGGAGGATGCAAAGTGCGAGTGTTGTGGGATGAGTGAAGAGTGCACCCCGGAGTACATCGAGCGAGTCCGGAACAAGTTCTTGGGGAAATGGATATGTGGGTTATGTGCTGAGGCAGTGAAAGAAGAAATGGAGAAAAACGGGGGCAAGATAGAGGAAGCATTAAGTGCACACATGAATACATGCGCTAGGTTTAACAAGTTCGGGAGGGCATATCCAGCTCTGTTGACAGCTGAAGCCATGAGGGAGATTTTGAGGAAGAGTTCGAGATCGGAAGGGAAAAGTCTTAGGGCCAAGTCTTTTAACCCTAGGGATAGATCACCAGGAGCTCAAAAGAATGGTGGGATCGCTAGGAGTTCTAGTTGCATTCCAGCCATTACAAGGGAGATCAATGATCTCACTCTTTCAAACTGA
- the LOC107906136 gene encoding uncharacterized protein produces MEQNVPVMTKRVWSIVKAVLFMMRKGLLSKRKLMVDLNVMLKRGKIAGAKAIGNLMFHHHSNRQVSSSSTAEATATAVQEYEFSCSNTPNYIFPFNLAAKKKNSYYHHFFACTHAPPTLDDDNVATMNALKVALEMINKNDGNNSVVAASPMLPGFGQTPLARQLRIMDSPFPLRDMDEDADYVDKAAEDFINRFYKDLKQQTK; encoded by the coding sequence ATGGAACAGAACGTACCTGTCATGACCAAAAGAGTATGGAGCATTGTAAAAGCAGTTCTCTTCATGATGAGGAAAGGTCTTTTATCTAAGAGGAAGCTCATGGTTGATCTTAACGTGATGCTCAAACGCGGCAAAATCGCCGGTGCCAAAGCCATTGGCAACCTCATGTTCCACCACCACAGCAACCGCCAGGTTTCATCATCCTCCACGGCGGAGGCGACTGCAACGGCAGTCCAGGAGTACGAGTTCAGCTGCAGCAACACCCCCAACTACATCTTCCCTTTCAACCTCGCCGCCAAGAAGAAAAACAGCTACTACCACCATTTCTTCGCCTGCACCCACGCGCCTCCTACTCTCGACGACGACAACGTGGCCACCATGAACGCCCTTAAGGTTGCCTTGGAGATGATCAACAAGAACGACGGCAACAACAGCGTGGTTGCTGCTTCCCCCATGTTACCAGGGTTCGGACAAACCCCATTGGCGAGGCAACTCAGAATAATGGACTCACCGTTTCCTTTGAGGGATATGGACGAAGACGCTGACTACGTCGACAAGGCTGCTGAGGATTTCATTAACAGGTTTTACAAGGATTTAAAGCAACAAACTAAGTAA